The following nucleotide sequence is from Deinococcus betulae.
GAGCCGGGGCGCTGTTCTGCCCCGGCTCCAGGTGCTCCTTTCAGGTTTCAGCGCAGAATCCGGGCCTCGTGGGAACGCAGGGGCGCGCCGCTTCCCGGTTGGTCGCCGTGACTGCTTAGGAGGGTCTGGCCTGCGGTCAGCTCGGGTAGGTCGGCGCTGTCGCCCGTGAAGTTCAGCAGCACCGTCAGGCGCTCGCCGTCGCCCTCGCGGTAAAAGGCAAAGACACCAGGGGCCGCGTCCACGCTGCGGTAGGTGCCGCCCACCAGGGCCGGGTGGTCCGCGCGCAGCCGGGTCAGGGTCCGGAAGTAATGCAGGTCGCTGGCAGGGTCGGCTTCCTGCGCCTGCACATTGACCTGCGCGGCGTCACCGGCCAGGGGCAGCCAGGGCTGGGTGCCGGGGGCGCTAAAGCCTGCATTGGGTGTGGCGTCCCACTGCATGGGGGTGCGTTCGGGGTCGCGGCCAGCAGCGGGGCTGTCGGGTTGTTGCAGGCCCGCCGGGTCCACCATCTGCTCGTAGGGAATCGGCACGTTTTCCATGCCAATCTCGTCGCCGTAGTACACGGTGGGGGTGCCGCGCAGGGTCAGCAGTAGGGTCTGGGCCACGCGGTACTGCGCCGCGCCCACCCGCGTTTTAAAGCGGTGCTGGTCATGGTTGCCCAGCACCCAGTTGGGCCAGCTGCGGGCGTCCAGACACGCCGCGTCGTAGCTGTCGGCAAAGGCGCGCACGCCCGCCGCCTCCCAGGCCATCAGAATCAGGTGAAAGTTAAACGGCAGATGCACCATCTGGGCGTCTTCCCGGCCGGCGTAGGGCAGCAGGCGCTCTACGGGCAGGTAAATCTCGCCGACCATCATGCGGTCATCGAACTCGTCCAGAACGGCGCGCATCTCACAGATGTACTCGTGGGTCTCGGGCTGATCCTGGGTGTAGGGATGCAGCAGGCGCCAGTGCTCCGGCTGGCCGACCTGCCACTCCGGGTTTTCGGGTTCGTCCAGGTAGCGGTCGTCCTCGGCCAGCAGCCAGATCACGTCCACCCGGAAGCCGTCCACACCCCGGCGCATCCAGAAGCGTAGGGCCTCGAACATGGCCGCCCGCACCGCCGGGTTGCGCCAGTTCAAGTCCGGCTGGCTGGGCAGGAACTGGTGCAGGTAATACTGGCCGCTCGCCTCGTCCAGGGTCCAAGCGGGGCCGCCAAAAAAGGACCGCCAGTTGTTGGGCACGCCGCCGTCCGGGGCGGGGTCGCGCCACACGTACCAGTCGCGTTTGTCGCTGTCTCGGCCCTCCAGCGCCGCCTGAAACCACTTGTGGTCTGAGGAGCTGTGGTTAGGCACATAGTCCAGCATGACCTTCAGGCCCAGTCGGTGCGCTTCTTGCACCAGGGCGTCAAAGTCGGCCAGGGTGCCGAACAGCGGGTCGATATCGCAGTAGTCGGCCACGTCGTAGCCAAAGTCGCGCATGGGACTGGTGAAGATGGGCGAGAGCCACACCGCCCGCACGCCCAGGCTGGCCACATACGGCAGCCGCCGCGTGATGCCGCGCAGGTCGCCCACACCGTCGCCGCTGTCGTCCTGAAACGAGCGCGGGTAAATCTGGTAGATGATGCCGCTTTGCCACCATTTCAGCTCGCCAGTCAGTGGGGAAGGGGAAGTCATGTGGGCAGGGTAACAGGCAACGGCAAGCGACTAAATCGTTTCAGAAAAATCTGTCTAGATAAGATGACTGAAACAAGCGGAGCGTATGACGGCCTACTGCGCTAGTTGAGGGTGGTAGTCGTTTTCACAGCAAGGTTCCCCGGCATTGAGGGTATAACCCCCCCCTCCACCCTCACCAGCTCACGGCCAGGCTCATTCGTTTGAGGGCTACGCTCAGGCGCACGGCAACTCTGAGCGCCTCTTATTCAGCTGGTGTATCGCTGCCCAGACGCACGGTTACGTCGGCTCCAGACGCCCCCGAGGCCTGTGAGACGGCGCCATGCCCCACATCCTGTAACACTCGGGCCGCCGCCGTGCCGGTGGCTGTGGTCGTGGCAGGCCCGCGCGCCTCGTTGACAATCCAGACGTTGGTGTACCCCAGACCTTCCAGCCGGGCCTTAAGGCGCCGGGCGCTGCCGTCGGGGGCGTCGGTGTTCACGACCGCCACCCCCAGGCTGCGCGGGTCGTTGGGGTCGCGGAAGTGCTGAGCGATGGTGGCGTTCAGGCCGGTGCGGTCCACTTCCCAGATGCTGGCTGATCCCCGGAAGCTGGGGCGACCAGGCACGCTGTAAGTCATGAGTTTGGTGCCGCCCAGGCCGGCACCCGTCAGGGCCGCCACCTGCGCGCGCGTCAGGTTGCTTTTCATGTTGCGGTCGGTGGCGCCGATCATGCCCGGCAGACGCCACCAATTCAGCGGGCTTTTGGCCTGTGCCGTCAGTGCGGAAAGAAATTGCTGCTGCCGGGCGATGCGGCCAATATCGCCCAGTTTGTCTTTGCGAAAGCGCAAGAAGCCCACCGCCTGTTCTCCCTTCAGGCGCTGCGTTCCCGCCTTCAGGTCAATGTGGAGGTTGCCCGCGTTGTCGTCGTACTTCATGGCCTGCTCAATGTTCACAGTCACGCCCCCTGCCGCGTCGGTCAGGGCGGGCAGGGCGTTGAGACTGAGCAGCACGTAGGCGTCCACCGGCACGCCGGTCAGGGCCTGGGCTGCTCCCATCAGCATCTCGGGGCCGCCGTGGACATTGGCGCCGTTGATTTTCCCCCAGCCGTAGTCCGGCATATTCACCCAGGAATCTCGCGGAATGCTCAGCAGATTCACGCGCCCGTCTGGCCACGCCTGCGCCAGCATGATGGTGTCGGTGCGGCCATCATAGTTTTCTGGCTTGGCGGGCCAGGGCCAGACCGGCAGCTTGTCGTTGTATTCCACGTCCACGCCGGCCAGCAGCACGGTCACGGGACCGCCTGCCTTATCTGGAAGCGCTGCATACCGGGACAGAAAGGGGACAGCGGGAGAGAGCAGGGCGCCCACACCTGCCAAAGCGACCAGAACGAAAACAGCGGCGCGCACGCGGCGAGCATAGCGCCCCGGGCGGGGCGGGTGAATCATTCCGAAGGTGCAGTGGGGGGCAGGTCGCGCGTCAGGTGGGTGTAGTGGCCACCAGCCAGGGTGCGGTGGCCTGCCACCACAAACCCGCTGCGCTCGTAGAGCCGCGCGGCCGGGTTGCCATCCTGGGCCAGCAGGCCCAACCGGGGCAAACCCAGTTCACGCGCCCAGACAGCGGCTGCCGCCAGCAACTGCGCCCCGATGCCCTGATTGCGCGCCGCCTCGCTGACGGCCAGCGTGTCCAGATACAGCTCGCCGGGCGTGCCCTCCTGCTCAATGTGGTCTGCCTGGCCCAGAGCCCGCAGACGCGCCCGCAGCGGCTGGTCCAGGAGTTCGGCGGCGGCGCCTGGATAGGCCAGCAGCAGGCCCAAGGGCCGCCCATCGCGCTCGGCCACCCGCACCCTCTCGAAACTAAGGCGGTGGCCGCTGAGAGGGAACAGCTGCTCGATAACCTCCGCTGCTTCCGCGTCAGAAGGCGTGCCTGTCAGCGCCCAGCCAATGGGGCCAATGGTCGCCTGAATCAGCGGTGCAGCAAAGGGCGCGTCGGTGGGTGTGGCCGGGCGGATGGTCACAGGAGCAGGCCTCATCGGCTCAGGATAGGCAAAAGAGTCTTGGCAGACACAAGGTAAATCAAAGAAGGCACCTGGCTTGAAGGGCCACATAGGATCATTAGGGAAAGGCCTATCGCCCTCAGCGCTTAGTGCCTGCTCTAGCACCCGGGCTTACAGACCCAGTGAAAGCCAAACCTGGCTACAGGGCGGGGAAGAAAGCGAGTTTCTGCGTCCAGATCGCTGGACGATGGCGCCTTTCATCTTGAGAGGGTGAAGGCACCTCTTCAGAGCGGGTGCTCGCAGCAGAAAGCCAAAGGCAGAACTGGTCGAGCTGTACCGCGTTCATTGCCTTCAACACTCAATAAGGCGGTAAGCCAGCGGCGACCCGATTCAAAAGAGCCGCACCGGGCCTCCATCTAGAGGCCCGGCGCGGAACGGACAGCTGAGTTTTAGTTCAGGGTGATTTTGGTGGCGTTCAGGGTGCTGGCGGCCTCGTCAATGTCGCCTTCCACAGCCACATTGGCGTCAGCGCGGTCAGTACCGAAGAACTCGTCTGCGCTGGTGGCGGCGCCCTCAAACACGGTATCGGGGCCAACCGTCACGGCGTAGTTGGCGTCGTTCTCGTTAAGGGTAAAAGTCTGTGCGGTGCCGTCAAAATCGGTCACGCTGCCTTCCAGACCGTCACCGGCCGCCATATCCAGTTCTTCGCTGGTGTTGGCGTCATCATTGTTGGTCAGGGTGCTGTCGGCGCCGGGGTCAGCCGCGTCATCGGCAACTTCACCAGTATCGGTGGTGTCGGTGCTGGTGTCAGCGGTCGTATCGGTGCTGGTGGTATCGGTCGTTTCCGTCGTGGTGGTGTCAGTGGTCGTATCAGTCGTAGCGTCGTCCTGGGGGGCGCAAGAAGCGAGCAGGGCGGCAGTAATGAGGGCCAGCAGGGTGGGTTTCATGCCTGCTATCTTCTCGGCTCTCCCTGGGGCGCGGCATGAGGAAAGATGCAGGGAACCTTTACATCCCACCACTTGCCTTAAGTAAAGGTGAACTCGCCGTTCTGGACATCAGCTGTGATTGCTCCCCCACCCTTGAGGCGGCCAAACAGCAGTTCATCGGCTAAGGGCCGGCCCAGACGGGTTT
It contains:
- a CDS encoding alpha-amylase family glycosyl hydrolase codes for the protein MTSPSPLTGELKWWQSGIIYQIYPRSFQDDSGDGVGDLRGITRRLPYVASLGVRAVWLSPIFTSPMRDFGYDVADYCDIDPLFGTLADFDALVQEAHRLGLKVMLDYVPNHSSSDHKWFQAALEGRDSDKRDWYVWRDPAPDGGVPNNWRSFFGGPAWTLDEASGQYYLHQFLPSQPDLNWRNPAVRAAMFEALRFWMRRGVDGFRVDVIWLLAEDDRYLDEPENPEWQVGQPEHWRLLHPYTQDQPETHEYICEMRAVLDEFDDRMMVGEIYLPVERLLPYAGREDAQMVHLPFNFHLILMAWEAAGVRAFADSYDAACLDARSWPNWVLGNHDQHRFKTRVGAAQYRVAQTLLLTLRGTPTVYYGDEIGMENVPIPYEQMVDPAGLQQPDSPAAGRDPERTPMQWDATPNAGFSAPGTQPWLPLAGDAAQVNVQAQEADPASDLHYFRTLTRLRADHPALVGGTYRSVDAAPGVFAFYREGDGERLTVLLNFTGDSADLPELTAGQTLLSSHGDQPGSGAPLRSHEARILR
- a CDS encoding LCP family protein; translated protein: MRAAVFVLVALAGVGALLSPAVPFLSRYAALPDKAGGPVTVLLAGVDVEYNDKLPVWPWPAKPENYDGRTDTIMLAQAWPDGRVNLLSIPRDSWVNMPDYGWGKINGANVHGGPEMLMGAAQALTGVPVDAYVLLSLNALPALTDAAGGVTVNIEQAMKYDDNAGNLHIDLKAGTQRLKGEQAVGFLRFRKDKLGDIGRIARQQQFLSALTAQAKSPLNWWRLPGMIGATDRNMKSNLTRAQVAALTGAGLGGTKLMTYSVPGRPSFRGSASIWEVDRTGLNATIAQHFRDPNDPRSLGVAVVNTDAPDGSARRLKARLEGLGYTNVWIVNEARGPATTTATGTAAARVLQDVGHGAVSQASGASGADVTVRLGSDTPAE
- a CDS encoding GNAT family N-acetyltransferase, producing the protein MRPAPVTIRPATPTDAPFAAPLIQATIGPIGWALTGTPSDAEAAEVIEQLFPLSGHRLSFERVRVAERDGRPLGLLLAYPGAAAELLDQPLRARLRALGQADHIEQEGTPGELYLDTLAVSEAARNQGIGAQLLAAAAVWARELGLPRLGLLAQDGNPAARLYERSGFVVAGHRTLAGGHYTHLTRDLPPTAPSE